In Vanrija pseudolonga chromosome 4, complete sequence, a single window of DNA contains:
- the sll1024_4 gene encoding UPF0187 protein yields the protein MTVDEVDANTSPEKNEFHAKPKSWLDRLLGTAFFRVWPTLLFMGGWSAMVCLVNVKTSVNLTVPHTMITVLGVLLGLTLSYRTSSAYEKYSDGMKQWGNITLGSRNWARTIWLHCPDHTEKAPVNLLQDKTDAIIEKKTVVQLALAFAVAMKHYLRREKGTNYDDLHHLVAFIPTLNTSHSTSMGSTSMPSGLSPRPDAPKRSWTGNGTGHEMLPAENPYPHEPWYQLHSPFHLTSEPESIGAVESQTPAPTQTPPLAIPGDQDHGEGQNVPLEITHFMAMYIAELQERGTIDSPTTTALMNAVVMLSDAQANLERILNAPIPWSFSAHIHSVNWIYCLVLPFQLYASAFGWVTIPATVITAFIIMGYASIAEEIEDPFGYDRNDFDTNHFCKDIIAKELAAVTSRPPLNIREWIFNHHNRSLGKDTNAKTLAEIGDPSVVHQYLKLGSPTKSNFPPNSHPPSSTSLQLPRNNKNKRHATQS from the exons ATGAcagtcgacgaggtcgacgcgaaCACGTCCCCTGAGAAGAACGAGTTCCACGCCAAACCAAAAAGCTGGCTCGACCGACTTCTCGGTACGGCATTCTTCCGCGTCTGGCCCACCCTCCTTTTCATGGGCGGGTGGAGCGCTATGGTATGCCTCGTCAACGTCAAGACGAGCGTCAACCTCACGGTGCCGCACACGATGATCACGGTGCTCG GTGTGTTGCTCGGTTTGACCCTCAGCTACCG cacgtcgtcggcataTGAAAAGTACTCGGACGGCATGAAGCAGTGGGGGAACATTACCCTCGGGAGCCGCAATTGGGCGCGCACAATCTGGCTGCACT GCCCCGACCACACCGAGAAGGCGCCAGTTAACCTACTTCAGGATAAGACGGACGCAATAATCGAGAAGAAGACCGTGGTGCAGCTGGCTCTGGCCTTTGCCGTCGCCATGAAGCATTACCTGCGCCGCGAGAAGGGCAC CAACTACGACGACCTGCACCACCTTGTAGCCTTCATTCCGACGCTCAACACGTCGCACTCGACCTCCATGGGATCGACCTCCATGCCCTCCGGCCTTTCTCCTCGGCCGGACGCCCCAAAGCGCAGCTGGACCGGCAATGGGACGGGGCACGAGATGCTGCCAGCAGAGAACCCGTACCCTCACGAGCCTTGGTACCAACTCCACTCGCCATTCCACTTGACATCCGAGCCTGAAAGCATTGGGGCGGTCGAGTCCCAGACGCCGGCGCCTACCCAAACGCCCCCGCTCGCCATCCCAGGCGACCAAGACCACGGCGAGGGCCAGAACGTCCCACTCGAAATCACACACTTCATGGCCATGTACATCGCTGAACTGCAAGAGCGGGGCACGATcgactcgccgacgacgacggcgctgaTGAACGCCGTTGTTATGCTGTCAGACGCACAGGCCAACCTCGAGCGGATTCTGAATGCACCCATCCCGTGGAGCTTCAGCGCGCACATACACTCTGTTAACTGGATATACTGCCTCGTGCTCCCGTTCCAGCTGTACGCGAGCGCGTTCGGATGGGTGACGATCCCTGCCACCGTT ATCACCGCGTTCATCATCATGGGCTATGCGTCCATAGCTGAGGAGATCGAAGACCCGTTCGGGTACGACCGAAACGACTTTGACACGAACCACTTTTGCAAGGACATCATTGCGaaggagctcgcggcggtcacctcgcgcccgccaCTCAATATACGCGAGTGGATCTTCAACCACCACAACAGGTCACTGGGAAAGGACACCAACGCCAAGACACTGGCCGAGATTGGAGATCCCAGCGTCGTCCACCAATACCTCAAGCTCGGTTCTCCGACGAAGTCGAACTTCCCTCCCAACTCGCATCCCCCTTCTTCGACATCCCTCCAGCTCCCACGCAACAACAAGAACAAGCGACACGCCACCCAATCATAG
- the sll1024_2 gene encoding UPF0187 protein, whose translation MPPSETDPLLGNNHDDAHSSASSDDHFISGNEHELASVEKGRTSAWGYLGKAFSATAFFKIWPSLLFLGLWATAVVLVNKHTSWALHFPNTMLTVLGIMLGLAINYRVSTAYATYRAGRVHWSKITLGARNWARVVWLHCPESTQNVGWVAPDEAAKAADQARGVLEKKTMVTMALAFAVATKHHLRHEHGIYYEDLYYLVNFLPSLASDPADKPVSFPPLPAVPAAPGASAASASAAAPPKAAKHKPVLHKAENPGLHAQPSWLKRVVKKIFQDGFKGTRAARKKAELGVLGLIAAGVLAFLRTICCVQHDETADPEVGTQSVDGGAGTGAGADAGAGAAVVAGAAVATATVKAGKKGKKDKTKGGAAAQPAPAAAPSTSSASANGAAPTASVPRTHTNVPFEITLFMSSYVAALQARGVKPNNTTSQLFNALSALSAALADLESIVSTPMPWSYATHLGEVTWIYCLLLPFQLYDSGFGWGTVAATVVSTYLIMGYASIAAEIENPFG comes from the exons ATGCCGCCATCCGAGACCGACCCCCTGCTGGGCAACAACCACGACGATGCGCACTCGtccgccagcagcgacgaccacTTCATCTCGGGcaacgagcacgagctggcGTCCGTCGAGAAGGGGCGCACAAGCGCATGGGGGTACTTGGGCAAAGCGTTCAGCGCGACTGCCTTCTTCAAGATCTGGCCCAGTCTCCTGTTCTTAGGGCTGTGGGCGACCGCCGTCGTGCTGGTCAACAAGCACACGAGCTGGGCGCTGCACTTCCCCAATACGATGCTCACGGTGCTGGGTATCATGCTGGGCCTGGCGATCAACTACCG CGTGTCGACCGCGTACGCGACGTACCGCGCCGGAAGGGTCCACTGGTCCAAGatcacgctcggcgcgcgcaactGGGCCCGTGTAGTCTGGCTGCACT GCCCCGAGAGCACACAAAACGTCGGCTGGGTCGCGCCGGACGAGGCAGCAAAGGCCGCCGAccaggcgcgcggcgtgctcgagaaGAAGACAATGGTGACTATGGCCCTGGCGTTTGCAGTGGCTACCAAGCACCACCTGCGGCACGAGCACGGCAT cTACTACGAAGACCTGTACTACCTCGTCAACTTCCTCCCCTCGCTGGCGTCCGACCCGGCCGACAAGCCAGTCTCATTCCCGCCTCTGCCGGctgtccccgccgcccccggcgcgtcagcggcgtcggccagTGCCGCAGCCCCGCCAAAGGCCGCCAAGCACAAGCCGGTGCTCCACAAGGCCGAGAACCCGGGCCTGCACGCGCAGCCGTCGTGGCTCAAGCGCGTCGTCAAGAAGATCTTCCAGGACGGCTTCAAGGGcacgcgggcggcgcgcaaaaaggccgagctcggcgtcctggGGCTcatcgcggccggcgtgctgGCGTTCTTGCGCACGATTTGCTGTGTGCAGCATGACGAGACggccgaccccgaggtcgGGACGCAGAGCGTCGACGGTGGGGCCGGGacgggcgctggcgctgatgctggtgctggcgcggcggtggtcgctGGCGCTGCGGTTGCCACTGCTACCGTCAAGGCTgggaagaagggcaagaaggacaagacgAAGGGTGGCGCGGCAGCAcagcccgcccccgctgctgcgccgagcacgtcgtcggcgtcggccaacggcgcggcgccgactgcATCCGTGCCGAGGACGCACACCAACGTCCCGTTCGAAATCACCCTCTTCATGTCGTCGTACGTTGCCGCGCTGCAGGCCCGCGGAGTCAAGCCCAACAACACGACGTCGCAGCTGTTCAACGCGCtctcggcgctgtcggcggccCTCGCAGACCTCGAGAGCATCGTGTCCACGCCCATGCCGTGGAGCTATGCTACGCACCTGGGAGAGGTGACGTGGATCTACTGCCTGCTTCTGCCGTTCCAGCTGTACGACTCGGGCTTTGGCTGGGGGACGGTCGCGGCGACAGTG GTCTCGACCTACCTCATCATGGGCTACGCGTCCATCGCGGCCGAGATCGAGAACCCCTTCGGGTAG
- the STL1_2 gene encoding Sugar transporter STL1, with protein MKSQINMYGTGRPLRWAVTIACQLAFVLFGYDQGVFSGIVGNQHFLDTFGHPSPGMMGIIVSIYNLGCFSGCIVAFLFCEKLGRRKSMWFAMVFVLIGATLQTTAYTVPHMMIARFITGIGTGIETSTVPMYQSELCEADKRGRLVSSEPLFVGVGIVIAYWFDYGMSFKEGGIAWRLPIAFQMVFAVVVVILVFGLPESPRYLYAHGRDSEALQILCDVYGHSADHPMIVKEQTEVLDALRVEKEHGEYKWSQIFKRDEVQTGRRVLLAYGMQFMNQMGGINLVVYYVTEVLEKNVGMTRNMSLIMGGCINIMFVIGSLFPSLLLDRLGRRQPMIWGAFGLAISMMMIAILLSFKDHAEHIARATSAGSVAFFFTYMLIFGGTQNCVPWVYVPEILPLHVRAKGTAIGISSNWLWNFFVVMVTPTLIANLKWRGYLIFMATNFLFMPLVYFAYPETTNMTLEEIDWLFMAPGAVKTSLQVQKYGWGGEDGPPIPAGAHNSTPSTPPGEESKGSTEHVEKV; from the exons ATGAAGTCACAGATCAACATGTACGGCACTGGCCGGCCACTCCGCTGGGCCGTCACCATCGCGTGCCAGCTCGCGTTCGTCCTCTTCGGCTACGACCAGGGCGTGTTCTCTGGCATTGTCGGCAACCAGCACTTCCTCGACACCTTCGGCCACCCCTCCCCCGGCATGATGGGCATCATCGTCAGCATCTACAACCTCGGTTGCTTCTCAGGCTGCATCGTCGCATTCTTGTTCTGCGAGAAGCTTGGGAGGCGCAAGAGCATGTGGTTCGCCATGGTGTTTGTCCTT ATCGGCGCCACACTCCAAACCACCGCCTACACCGTTCCTCACATGATGATTGCGAGGTTCATCACCGGCATTGGTACTGGCATCGAGACGTCAACGGTGCCCATGTACCAGTCTGAGCTGTGCGAGGCGGACAAGCGTGGCCGCCTGGTCTCGTCCGAACCACTGTTCGTTGGTGTTGGAATCGTCATCGCCTACTGGTTCGACTATGGTATGAGCTTCAAAGAGGGCGGCATTGCCTGGCGCCTGCCGATCGCCTTCCAGATGGTGTTCGCAGTC GTTGTCGTCATCCTCGTGTTTGGTCTCCCCGAGTCGCCTCGTTACCTATACGCCCACGGCCGGGACTCTGAAGCGCTTCAGATCCTGTGTGATGTGTATGGCCACTCTGCCGATCACCCCATGATCGTCAAGGAGCAGaccgaggtcctcgacgctCTCCGTGTGGAGAAGGAGCACGGCGAGTACAAGTGGAGCCAGATCttcaagcgcgacgaggtgcagaCTGGTCGCCGTGTCCTTCTCGCCTACGGCATGCAGTTCATGAACCAGATGGGAGGCATCAACCTGGTTGT ctACTATGTCACCGAAGTGCTTGAGAAGAACGTCGGCATGACCCGCAACATGTCGCTCATTATGGGCGGCTGCATCAACATCATGTTCGTTATTGGCTCGCTGTTCCCGTCGCTGCTACTCGACCGTCTGGGACGTCGCCAGCCCATGATCTGGGGAGCATTCGGGCTTGCCATCTCAATGATGATGATTGCCATTCTCCTCAGCTTCAAGGACCACGCCGAGCACATCGCCCGTGCTACGTCCGCGGGCTCAGTAGCATTCTTCTTCACATACATGCTCATCTTTGGCGGTACGCAGAACTGCGTGCCGTGGGTGTATGTGCCCGAGATATTGCCG CTCCATGTTCGCGCCAAAGGAACGGCCATTGGAATTAGCTCCAACTGGCTGTGGAACTTCTTTGTGGTTATGGTGACCCCGACACTCATCGCCAACCTCAAATGGCGCGGATACCTCATCTTCATGGCCACCAACTTCCTGTTCATGCCCCTGGTGTACTTTGCGTACCCCGAGACAACGAACATGACGCTCGAGGAAATCGACTGGCTCTTCATGGCTCCTGGTGCTGTTAAGACGTCGCTCCAGGTCCAGAAGTATGGCTGGGGAGGAGAGGACGGCCCGCCCATcccggccggcgcgcacaACTCGACGCCTTCGACACCGCCGGGCGAGGAGTCGAAGGGAAGCACAGAGCATGTTGAGAAGGTATGA
- the lgd1_1 gene encoding L-galactonate dehydratase produces MSKIIGYTVEDLRYPTSLTGDGTDAMNQTCDYSCAYVTLFTDGTEVGYGMTFTIGRGNDIVVYAAEQVAERLVGKSTTELFGDMGAMWTYLLSDPQHRWIGPEKGVIHLATAAVVNAVWDMYARSQNKPLWRLIADMSPEEIVRSTCFRYITDALTPEEALEILKEKEAGRKERIAHVEKEGYPAYVTSVGWYGYSDELVEERTRHWLKAGFNHFKLKVGVNVDDDRRRMALIRKIIDDPKNSEGVPRPDPKTIAGKNAGPTDCVLMIDANQVWDMQEAVDYVKQLAEYKPWFIEEPTAPDDVLAHAEIRRQLKPYGVGVATGEHAHNRMVFKQLLQANAIDVCQIDSCRLAGVNEILGVLLMSAKYGVPVCPHAGGIGLCQYTIHLSLIDYVAISGSIDTNVLEYAQHLHENFVNPVSLNAKGRYNVPSVADEGYSIQITDESRAKYVYPHGSYWSSPEAVAAHKLEEFAPKGNLKGKLARKAVNGVNGNGVNRHSNGHANGVAVNGH; encoded by the exons ATGTCCAAGATT ATCGGATACACCGTCGAAGACCTGCGCTACCCCACCTCCCTCACGGGAGACGGCACAGATGCGATGAACCAGACGTGTGACTACTCGTGCGCGTACGTGACCCTGTTCACGGACGGCACCGAGGTCGGCTACGGCATGACCTTTACAATCGGCCGCGGCAACGACATCGTCGTGTACGCTGCtgagcaggtcgccgagcgtcTGGTTGGCAAGAGCACTACCGAGCTGTTTGGCGACATGGGCGCGATGTGGACTTACCTGCTTAGCGACCCGCAGCACcgatg GATCGGCCCCGAGAAGGGCGTCAtccacctcgccaccgctgccgtcgtcaacgccgtgTGGGACATGTACGCACGCTCGCAGAACAAGCCACTTTGGCGCCTAATTGCCGACATGAGCCCCGAGGAGATTGTCCGCTCGACGTGCTTCCGCTACATCACCGACGCgctcacgcccgaggaggcactcgagatcctcaaggagaaggaggccggtCGCAAGGAGCGCATCGCGCacgtcgagaaggagggaTACCCCGCCTACGTTACCAGCGTTGGATGGTACGGATACTCtgacgagctggtcgaggagcGTACTCG ccacTGGCTCAAGGCCGGCTTCAACCACTTCAAGCTTAAGGTCGGCGtcaacgtcgacgacgaccggcgCCGCATGGCGCTGATCAGGAAGATCATCGACGACCCCAAGAACTCTGAGGGCGTGCCGCGCCCTGACCCCAAAACGATCGCGGGCAAGAACGCCGGCCCGACCGACTGCGTGCTCATGATCGACGCCAACCAGGTGTGGGACATGCAGGAGGCGGTCGACTACGTCAAGCAGCTGGCCGAGTACAAGCCGTGGTTCATCGAGGAGCCTACGGCCCcagacgacgtgctcgcgcacgccgagatccgccgccagctcaagccgtacggcgtcggcgtcgccaccggcgagcacgcccacAACCGCATGGTGTTCAAGCAGCTCCTGCAGGCCAACGCCATCGACGTGTGCCAGATCGACTCGTGCCGCCTCGCTGGCGTCAACGAgatcctcggcgtcctcctcatgTCGGCCAAGTACGGCGTGCCCGTGTGCCctcacgccggcggcatcggcctGTGCCAGT ACACTATCCACCTCTCACTCATCGACTACGTCGCCATCTCGGGCAGCATCGACACCAACGTGCTCGAGTACGCGCAGCACCTGCACGAGAACTTTGTCAACCCCGTCTCGCTCAACGCCAAGGGCCGGTACAACGTCCCCTCGGTCGCGGACGAGGGCTACTCGATCCAGATCACAGACGAGAGCAGGGCAAAGTACGTCTACCCGCACGGTAGCTACTGGTCGAGCCCcgaggccgtggccgcgCACAAGCTCGAGGAGTTTGCGCCCAAGGGTAACCTGAAGGGCAAGCTTGCGCGCAAGGCGGTCAACGGCGTGAATGGAAACGGCGTCAACCGCCACTCTAATGGCCATGCcaacggcgtcgcggtgAACGGTCACTAG
- the asaE_10 gene encoding MFS transporter asaE, whose amino-acid sequence MATQATHHTTLEEVNNELTLVRTLTPLQRTADDDELIDTLEAKKRELQAGAAADTTGRAPPAPVATPAAPAMDPPPDGGLTAWLVVAGGFLLMFTVFGFVTGQGQLQAYYLKNQLKHYPRSSVAWIASTQMALVFMTALLFGRYFDRHGALHLVLGGVGLMFGSLIALASPLCTAEPLRAVSKEFYQILLSHIAFGLGGGFIYSPATGIAGHWFVKKRPLAISLIVGGGGFGGIVYPIMIRELTNRFKFRDAILIVAGINFVLQAPAIFWMKTRLPPRTPPPLKMLLEPWKEKRYVFMVLGATGVAINLFTPYFNAPVYAASHTKNKTINEYSVAFLQVGSCVGRLVGGPIALKYGIWNTYGTFGFLMSFTIIAMWTGAPVGSAGAVIGLWLFGFTSGATITLTSASMASISPIQQIGMRFAMLWTGVGLGVLIGPPIAGKLITIANGDFKWAGVFCGVTMFVFGWLNVTPGIQNRLRARRERLADAEKGSGASVDTAVGVETK is encoded by the exons ATGGCGACACAGGcgacacaccacaccaccctcgaggaggtcaacAACGAGCTCACGCTCGTGCGCACCCTCACCCCACTACAGCgcacggccgacgacgacgagctgatcgacacgctcgaagccaagaagcgcgagctgcaGGCCGGTGCTGCGGCCGACACGACTGGGCGGGCCCCACCAGCGCCAGTGGCTACgcccgcagcgccggcgaTGGATCCGCCCCCCGATGGCGGACTCACCGcgtggctcgtcgtcgcgggcggctTTCTCCTCATGTTCACCGTGTTCGGGTTCG TCACCGGCCAGGGCCAGCTGCAGGCATACTACCTCAAGAACCAGCTCAAGCACTACCCCcgctcgtcggtcgcgtgGATCGCCTCGACGCAGATGGCGCTCGTATTCATGACTGCTTTGCTCTTCGGTCGATACTTTGACCGCCACGGAGCGCTGCATCTGGTTCTGGGTGGCGTCGGGCTCATGTTCGGCTCGCTTATCGCCCTCGCCT CCCCTCTGTGCACCGCTGAGCCCCTCCGCGCAGTCTCGAAGGAGTTCTACCAGATCCTCCTCTCGCACATCgccttcggcctcggcggagGCTTTATCTACTCGCCCGCGACCGGCATCGCAGGTCACTGGTTTGTCAAGAAGCGTCCTCTCGCCATCAGCCTgattgtcggcggcggcggcttcggcggcaTCGTGTACCCCATCATGATCCGCGAGCTCACGAACCGCTTCAAGTTCCGGGACGCGATCCTGATTGTCGCCGGCATCAACTTTGTGCTCCAGGCTCCCGCCATCTTCTGGATGAAGACGCGCCTGcccccgcgcacgccgccgccgctcaagATGCTGCTCGAGCCGTGGAAGGAGAAGCGCTACGTCTTCAtggtgctcggcgcgactGGCGTCGCGATCAACCTCTTCACGCCGTACTTCAACGCGCCGGTCTACGCCGCCAGCCACACCAAGAACAAGACAATTAACGAGTACTCGGTCGCTTTCCTCCAAGTCGGGTCGTGTGTCGGCCGCCTGGTCGGCGGTCCGATCGCGCTCAAGTACGGTATCTGGAACACGTACGGCACGTTCGGCTTCCTCATGAGCTTCACCATCATCGCCATGTGGACTGGCGCGCCGGTTGGTTCGGCAGGCGCCGTCATCGGCCTCTGGCTGTTCGGCTTCACCTCCGGCGCGACGATCACGCTCACGTCCgcgtcgatggcgagcaTCTCCCCCATCCAGCAGATCGGCATGCGCTTCGCCATGCTCTGGACCGGTGTTGGCCTCGGTGTTCTCATTGGCCCTCCTATCGCCGGCAAGCTCATCACcatcgccaacggcgactTCAAGTGGGCGGGTGTCTTCTGCGGTGTCACCATGTTCGTCTTTGGCTGGCTCAACGTGACCCCCGGTATCCAGAACAGGCTGAGGGCTCGGCGAGAGCGGCTggcggacgccgagaagggcagcggcgcgtcagTCGACACTGCGGTCGGTGTCGAGACCAAGTAG
- the sll1024_3 gene encoding UPF0187 protein, which translates to MGSHDHTSGQHFDNGQDFKVFKHSPRRTFNHALHALAATALVRIWHILLFTGAWSAMVCIVNVKTKVNFTVPNTMITVLGVLLGLTLSYRTSSAYEKYSDGRKQWSNITLASRNWARTVWLNCPDSISPNDTAHHSPEQRASDEVRAVLEKKTVVQLALAFAVAVKHYLREETGIYYEDLHDLVCFIPSSHSPSGLAGHSATLGGLPNLSGHDHDRPGPAQHQPPLFAAEKPRKLRETVKDSMLPDFVRTRRRQSASNGGRPSEAELAHIFGAHGEGQNVPLEITVFMGMYIATLQKRKAIDPPTITFLMNTLGMLSDALANLERIVTTPIPWSYDAHIWTVSWIYCLALPFQLWASKFAWVTVPATVLTTYIVMGYASIAEEIENPFGYDQNDLNLGYYCREIIAKELDAVTSRKYAEPEDWIFSPQNKPFGRDQPDTQTLARNANVADLRSRLVAAGAADSKLETAVSGESSVSAV; encoded by the exons atgGGCTCGCACGACCACACGTCGGGGCAGCACTTTGACAATGGGCAGGACTTCAAGGTCTTCAAGCACTCGCCCCGGCGCACATTCAAccacgcgctgcacgcccTGGCGGCCACCGCGCTGGTGCGGATCTGGCATATCCTGCTCTTCACGGGCGCGTGGAGCGCCATGGTGTGCATCGTCAACGTCAAGACCAAGGTCAACTTCACCGTCCCCAACACGATGATCACGGTGCTCGGTGTGCTGCTCGGTCTGACGCTCAGCTACCG cacctcgtcggcgtacgaAAAGTACTCGGACGGCCGTAAGCAGTGGTCCAACATTACGCTTGCGAGCCGCAACTGGGCTCGAACCGTCTGGTTGAACT gcCCCGACTCGATCTCCCCGAACGACACGGCACACCACTCCCCCGAGCAGAGGGCGTCAGATGAGGTTCGCGCCGTGCTTGAGAAGAAGAccgtcgtgcagctcgcTCTGGCATTCGCCGTCGCTGTCAAGCACTACCTCCGCGAGGAGACTGGCat CTACTACGAAGACCTGCACGACCTCGTGTGCTTCATCCCGTCGTCGCACTCGCCCTCTGGGCTGGCAGGCCACAGCGCGaccctcggcggcctgccCAACCTCAGCgggcacgaccacgaccgccCCGGCCCGGCGCAGCACCAGCCTCCGCTGTTCGCAGCTGAAAAGCCCAGAAAGCTGCGCGAGACTGTCAAGGACAGCATGTTACCCGACTTTGTccgcacgcgccggcgccaatCGGCGAGCAACGGTGGCCGGccgagcgaggcggagctCGCGCACATCTttggcgcgcacggcgaggGCCAGAACGTGCCCCTTGAGATCACGGTCTTCATGGGCATGTACATCGCCACCCTgcagaagcgcaaggccatCGACCCGCCGACAATCACGTTCCTCATGAACACGCTCGGCATGCTCTCCGACGCCCTGGCCAACCTCGAGCGTATCGTCACCACGCCCATTCCATGGAGCTACGACGCGCACATCTGGACCGTGTCGTGGATCTACTgcctcgcgctgccgttCCAGCTGTGGGCGAGCAAGTTTGCCTGGGTGACAGTGCCCGCGACAGTG CTCACAACGTACATCGTGATGGGCTACGCGTCCAtcgccgaggagattgaAAACCCCTTCGGATACGATCAGAACGACCTCAACCTCGGCTACTACTGCCGCGAGATCatcgccaaggagctcgacgcggtcaCGTCGAGAAAgtacgccgagcccgaggactGGATCTTCTCGCCGCAGAACAAGCCGTTCGGCCGCGACCAGCCCGACACGCAGACGCTCGCACGGAACGCCAATGTGGCCGACCTTCGcagtcgcctcgtcgccgccggtgcaGCTGACTCGAAGCTGGAGACGGCGGTCAGCGGCGAGTCGTCGGTGTCCGCCGTGTAG
- the fmqE_1 gene encoding MFS transporter fmqE, with amino-acid sequence MAPRTDDDKADIQVAHLESSVTRDDEDLKHAALDGHGVLKSRFDELPILTCLWTFRRAAFFCFLLFTGAMCDGFEVALSGMLLANKGFIKQFGSGGNGVTALNTSWVSVWSAVINVGQITSMVWAAYVANRLGRKPTILIAWVLVVVALICLMQARTPPIWMLGRLFTGAGVGVLQVICAAYAMELLPNRIRGTVIAFSSFWNYTGTLLAKVMGFTLNRTHPNDWQIAVRALWGPVGLMLFCFLPLPESPWFYARRGDKDKAFKSMKTLYTGVEGYDPEEEYGIMLRTLDHEREVAAKGIPWLAIFQGTNRKRTLLLMILAGGGQLAGLTMISTYSTYFFAIAGQKDPFQASVIMSCISLAAVMVMMGALDRFGRRILVAPALTVTCLSLWLLGALFYVPREKAGPALVSPHRHAPLTPQLFVCALWTFCFTITGQSYFLLAAEIPSALLRVRTMSVAWVCNALFGIITSFATPPMLVHLNIRAGFVYGGTSLLICIFLWFSLPETRGRSPAEIDELYERGIRPWHWAKTKTFVEEQAEQAREVERV; translated from the exons ATGGCCCCCCGCacagacgacgacaaggccgatATCCaggtcgcgcacctcgagaGCAGCGTCACgcgcgacgatgaggacctcaagcacgccgcgctggaCGGCCACGGCGTCCTCAAGTCGCGCTTTGACGAGCTGCCCATCCTCACGTGTCTGTGGACtttccgccgcgccgccttcttcTGCTTCCTGCTCTTCACTGGGGCGATGTGCGATGGATTCGAG gtcgCGCTCTCGGGCATGCTGCTCGCGAACAAGGGTTTCATTAAGCAGttcggctcgggcggcaaTGGCGTCACGGCGCTCAACACTTCCTGGG tCTCGGTGTGGAGCGCTGTAATCAACGTCGGACAGATCACCTCTATGGTCTGGGCTGCTTA cgtcgcgaATAGGCTCGGCCGCAAGCCCACCATCCTCATCGCCTGGGTcctcgtcgtggtg gctCTCATTTGCCTCATGCAAGCTCGGACCCCGCCCATCTGGATGCTCGGTCGCCTGttcaccggcgccggcgtcggcgtgttgCAGGTCATCTGCGCCGCGTACGCCATGGAGCTGCTGCCCAACCGTATCCGCGGAACTGTGATTGCCTTTTCTTCGTTCTG GAACTACACCGGCACCCTCCTTGCCAAAGTCATGGGCTTCACGCTCAACAGGACGCACCCGAACGACTGGCAGATTGCCGTCCGCGCGCTTTGGGGCCCCGTCGGTCTCATGCTCTTCTgcttcctccccctccccgaGTCGCCGTGGTTctacgcccgccgcggcgacaaggacaaggcctTCAAGAGCATGAAGACGCTGTACACAGGTGTGGAGGGGTacgaccccgaggaggagTACGGCATCATGCTGCGCACGCTCgaccacgagcgcgaggtggctGCCAAGGGCATCCCGTGGCTCGCCATCTTCCAGGGCACCAACAGG AAACGCACCCTCCTGCTCATGATcctcgctggcggcggccagctcgctgGCCTGACCATGATCTCGACGTACTCGACCTACTTCTTTGCCATCGCCGGCCAGAAGGACCCCTTCCAGGCATCAGTTATCATGAGCTGCATCTCCCTCGCGGCGGTCATGGTCATGATGGGTGCTCTGGACAGGTTTGGTCGCCGCATCCTGGTTGCCCCAGCCCTGACCGTCACCTGCCTCTCGCTGTGGCTCCTGGGAGCGCTCTTCTATGTTCCCCGGGAGAAGGCTGGACCCGCCCTGGTAAGTCCTCACCGCCATGCTCCCCTCACACCACAGCTCTTCGTCTGCGCTTTGTGGACTTTCTGCTTCACCATCACGGGTCAGTCGTACTTCCTCCTGGCGGCAGAGATCCCCTCTGCCCTCCTCCGTG tcCGCACGATGTCCGTCGCGTGGGTATGCAACGCCCTCTTTGGCATCATCACGTCCTTCGCCACCCCGCCGATGCTTGTGCACCTCAACATCCGTGCCGGGTTCGTGTACGGCGGCACGTCTCTCCTCATTTGCATCTTCCTCTGGTTCTCGCTCCCCGAGACGCGAGGCCGCTCGCCTGCCGAAATCGACGAGTTGTACGAGCGCGGCATTCGCCCTTGGCACTGGGCCAAGACCAAGACGTttgtcgaggagcaggccgagcaggcgcgcgaggtggagcgGGTGTAG